One window from the genome of Populus alba chromosome 15, ASM523922v2, whole genome shotgun sequence encodes:
- the LOC140954278 gene encoding uncharacterized protein, producing MGSSQSPALPSPFRSTWHCSQPLVEDNYSTWSQSMTMALTVKNKIGFIDGSMKEPDEKKPDEHQQWNWCNSLVKTWLLGSMSKDIAASVINCKDARQMWLDLKERFSHVNVVQLFNIENEIHNCVQGSMSVGSYFTKLKGLWDERDALCTFPTCTCGSVKEMAAYLDTQKTMKFLMGLSDSYVGVHSNTLLQDPLPTINKAYSLVLRHEKQSEVTTGKSPAQPEAAAFAVKNLSHETETEQRCSRCNRTNHNTKDCRAHLRCTFCRWKGHTAEYCRKKKAVTEAEFNMAISKGNQVASHTNERKEMNFPFTPDECKQILSMLKTKTSSANHVSNCPTHDELSGPTFGEDDWDGN from the exons ATGGGATCATCCCAATCACCAGCTTTACCTTCACCATTCAGATCAACCTGGCACTGTTCACAACCTTTGGTTGAAGACAACTACAGCACATGGAGCCAATCAATGACTATGGCTCTGACAGTTAAAAACAAGATTGGATTTATAGATGGCTCAATGAAGGAGCCTGATGAGAAGAAACCAGATGAGCATCAACAATGGAATTGGTGCAACAGTTTGGTTAAAACTTGGTTGCTGGGATCTATGTCCAAAGATATTGCAGCTAGTGTCATCAACTGCAAGGATGCCAGACAAATGTGGCTTGATTTAAAGGAAAGATTCTCACATGTGAATGTGGTTCAGTTATTTAACATTGAGAATGAAATTCACAACTGTGTGCAGGGCAGCATGTCTGTGGGATCCTACTTCACAAAACTGAAAGGTTTATGGGATGAGCGTGATGCACTATGCACCTTTCCAACATGCACTTGTGGATCAGTCAAGGAAATGGCTGCATACCTGGACACACAGAAAACCATGAAATTTCTCATGGGTCTTAGTGATTCATATGTGGGTGTTCATAGCAACACTCTGTTGCAGGATCCATTACCAACAATCAACAAGGCATACTCACTGGTTCTTCGTCATGAAAAACAATCAGAAGTGACAACTGGGAAAAGTCCTGCTCAACCAGAGGCTGCTGCCTTTGCCGTAAAGAATTTAAGCCATGAGACTGAAACTGAACAGAGATGCTCAAGATGCAATAGAACAAATCACAACACCAAGGATTGTCGTGCACATCTCAGATGCACTTTTTGCCGCTGGAAGGGACATACAGCCGAGTATTGTCGCAAGAAGAAAGCAGTAACTGAAGCTGAATTTAATATGGCGATTTCCAAGGGAAATCAAGTTGCATCCCATACAAATGAGAGGAAGGAGATGAATTTTCCTTTCACACCTGACGAGTGCAAACAGATACTCAGCATgttaaaaaccaaaacatcCTCTGCCAACCATGTTAGTAACTGTCCAACTCATGATGAGCTCTCAG GACCTACGTTCGGGGAAGATGATTGGGACGGGAATTGA